From Zea mays cultivar B73 chromosome 3, Zm-B73-REFERENCE-NAM-5.0, whole genome shotgun sequence:
AATGAGTGATTTTTCTAACACCACATGGCCTACTGACTTATCTAATTGGACACAGTTGAACACATGACTTGAACGCTTAAGCAAACCTTATCTACTGTTATAACATGATACATCCACAAATACTATTCCTGTGTACATTCATGTAACTGAACTATCTAATTGGAGGCAGTATATAAGGTTTGCTTCGATACAAACCATTTTTTCACCATATAAAGAATCAAACAAATACAGTGATAcaaaaaaggaaaataaaaatcgCACTGACCTTTACCTTCCTCCAGAACATCACCCTCCAAAGTATCGGCAGCAAGAAACTCATCACAATCAGGGCAGTCATCATTGAGAATTCTAGTCGTGCATGGGTCAGCAACCTTGAGAGTAACAGCATTTACCGAACCTTTATGTTTGATGTGTGATGTATCTAATaatatctccaaacttgaagtgCCTGAGCTATACGAACAATTATTTACATCAGTTGAAAGACTAGTTTTTGCCCTACTTGATTCAAACAAATTGGGTATCTGTCCTCCTAGGTACTCACTAGAAGACTGGCCTGAACGGTCCCAATGATAATAAGTTCCAGACACTTCTGAATCTTCACATAACATTGATAGAGGGTGATGCCTATCTTTCTTACTCAAACTATCACAGGATTGCCCGATATTGGACCGTTTCTTTTTTATGGATGTCTGAGACTGCTTACCCTTTTTTATCCCATTGGCACTGGACAAATCATAGTCAAAGCTTGGTCCACTTTCAAGAAGAGGTACATCTGAAACAATTCCTGCACCAGACTTCTGCTTGGGAACATTGTTTGTTCCAATCTCCCTAAGATCTCTCATACGCTGGAATCCTTGAACTGTATCATCCTCATGATTTTTATGTCCCTTCCGCTTCTTCCTTTTTGACGATGCATACCTAGTGCTCGAAGAGGATAAATTTTGTGGCTTTTTATAAAGTGTCAATGTTTGACATGACTCTTGAGCTGAATTTTCTTCTGTATCATACAAACTCCTTGCACCACGAGATTTTTTGCTGAGCCCATTTATATTTATAGATTTTGCAgaacacatattctgggatgcacACAAATCATTGCCGGTCTCCTCTTCAAAATCATCACAGTTATTTGAAAAATGGGACCTTTCAATTTCAAGGGCATGCAAAATGGCATCCTCTCTGCGAACATATCTCCCTTCAGCATGTGTCCTCTTTTGCTGGCGAGCTAGAGCCTTGGCTTTTTCTATACATTCATCATATTCTCCACACCGAAATGACTTCACACGTTTAGATTTCTCAAGATTATACCAGTCACTGTGGCAAAGTCCAACATAGCAAGTAAGATAGATATTTCAAACTTTAGAGTGCAGGTCAATACTTTAGTAAACTGATGATGTTCAGTGCTACAAACAGAAAACATTTGAGGATGCAATGGAAGAGTGATAAACATTAATTTATGCAGTTGTTTGGGAAGTTAAAAGTAAATATTGAAGCCTAAAACATGTATACAACTTCGAAACATCAGCTCACCAGAATGAATAAAAAATTCAAAACCAACTTCATATAGGGTAATATTTTCTTAATATCAGAACAATGTTTAAAATACACAAAGATTTGAAGAGTATGTTCATAGACTAAATATAAACCAAGAAAATATATCAATCACTGTGCACACAATTTTAATGTATATGTATTAATTTCAAGAAATGCATGGATTTTTTTTGCCGCCCAAGACATACATAGAAAGGTAACCTTATCCTTGTCACCTAACGGATACTTAAGTTACCTAATACCACTCTCTGGGTTCAGCAACAGGGGGGTGAGAGATGCGTTCAGTTGATGCTGCCACCATGGGTAACAAGAACAACATCTAGAGCTAAGGCATAATGGTAAGCCGTAAGCACCCCTATCTAGATATGTATGCAAACATCCATAAAAATACATTTCAGAAATAATAATTTGTTTGAGGTAGCTATACACTTCGTGGAGGCCCTAAGATCAATCCAACATACACAGTACCCTCCCTTTCGAAGTTCCCATTGTACTTAAACCAAAAGTCCCACCCAAAAAATTATTATTTGCCCGACTTGAAAGTGAACACAACATGAGTGATCCAATGACCATTAGACCAAGTACAAACAGTAGTAGCAACAGATCATCGGGAGCCAGCGGAATCAACGCATGAACAAGGAGCATAACAGAGTGATTACAGAGGGCAATAGGGGGAGTTGGGTTATTGGTAGGGCGAGGGTTTGGACGGACATGCTGCCGTCGGAGCGGCCAAGGAGCTTGATAGGCGTGCCGGCAGAGCGCGGCGGGATGACGGTGTTCTCGGGAAGCTCGTCCATGCCGAGGATCCGGCCCGGCCACCAGGATCCGTTGCGGCGGCGCACCCAGACGAGCGCTCCGACCTCGGCGTCCGGCCCCGTCACGCCGCCGGGCCACTCCTCTCCCGCGCAGCTCCCCATCACTCTGTATGTCTGCAACCCCTATCTCTCCACCACCATCGCCTCCCGTTTCGCTCCTCACCCCACTAATCAAGTCAAGAGACCTCCTTTGCTTGTCCAAGAGATCAGGAGGGGCCTTAGAACCCCAGAGAACGCTTGTACGAGATGGCTCTGCCAGCCCGGGCGGCGACGGCTGCCTCGTGGAAGCGGTGCTGCGGTGGTTCTCGGTGTGCAGGTGGGGAGAACCGAAGAGGTGGAAGGAGCGGAGGGGGCAGAGTCCGGGGAAGGAGGAAGACGGGAGTGGGAGTTAGAGGCGTGCATTGGGCCGTTTTGGGTGCTCGCGATTGAGCTAATGGGCTTCGAGATGACCCATTTTCAGTGA
This genomic window contains:
- the LOC103652628 gene encoding uncharacterized protein isoform X2, encoding MGSCAGEEWPGGVTGPDAEVGALVWVRRRNGSWWPGRILGMDELPENTVIPPRSAGTPIKLLGRSDGSIDWYNLEKSKRVKSFRCGEYDECIEKAKALARQQKRTHAEGRYVRREDAILHALEIERSHFSNNCDDFEEETGNDLCASQNMCSAKSININGLSKKSRGARSLYDTEENSAQESCQTLTLYKKPQNLSSSSTRYASSKRKKRKGHKNHEDDTVQGFQRMRDLREIGTNNVPKQKSGAGIVSDVPLLESGPSFDYDLSSANGIKKGKQSQTSIKKKRSNIGQSCDSLSKKDRHHPLSMLCEDSEVSGTYYHWDRSGQSSSEYLGGQIPNLFESSRAKTSLSTDVNNCSYSSGTSSLEILLDTSHIKHKGSVNAVTLKVADPCTTRILNDDCPDCDEFLAADTLEGDVLEEGHLDTYGSCASIKDQISKLGNQSTGCAIGGTPSTWHNRNSEKKSITSVNLIPKESHKRDKNSLLQCEGIIKSEGTILRPAELEDNTKHTTPEHDESSETISNHSNSEKGTKSLPNYFPLQVLPPPGQQPDLKLPRCPVTSPTKRTSPTKRAHAGYRLYDVELTVQRSYKGHHVPLVSLISKWTGKPIVGYPVTVEVLEDSRPTTSRNEHRPPMGSLGSLPKSRVAEPRQARSSPASRSKSKPSGRKKASEHDLDKSWRPHIKKPASSPRKMRRLSSFAGSRRESADQKPVVVKAGGPAVACVPLRLVLSRINEALSFPLRQENPT
- the LOC103652628 gene encoding uncharacterized protein isoform X1 encodes the protein MGSCAGEEWPGGVTGPDAEVGALVWVRRRNGSWWPGRILGMDELPENTVIPPRSAGTPIKLLGRSDGSIDWYNLEKSKRVKSFRCGEYDECIEKAKALARQQKRTHAEGRYVRREDAILHALEIERSHFSNNCDDFEEETGNDLCASQNMCSAKSININGLSKKSRGARSLYDTEENSAQESCQTLTLYKKPQNLSSSSTRYASSKRKKRKGHKNHEDDTVQGFQRMRDLREIGTNNVPKQKSGAGIVSDVPLLESGPSFDYDLSSANGIKKGKQSQTSIKKKRSNIGQSCDSLSKKDRHHPLSMLCEDSEVSGTYYHWDRSGQSSSEYLGGQIPNLFESSRAKTSLSTDVNNCSYSSGTSSLEILLDTSHIKHKGSVNAVTLKVADPCTTRILNDDCPDCDEFLAADTLEGDVLEEGKGHLDTYGSCASIKDQISKLGNQSTGCAIGGTPSTWHNRNSEKKSITSVNLIPKESHKRDKNSLLQCEGIIKSEGTILRPAELEDNTKHTTPEHDESSETISNHSNSEKGTKSLPNYFPLQVLPPPGQQPDLKLPRCPVTSPTKRTSPTKRAHAGYRLYDVELTVQRSYKGHHVPLVSLISKWTGKPIVGYPVTVEVLEDSRPTTSRNEHRPPMGSLGSLPKSRVAEPRQARSSPASRSKSKPSGRKKASEHDLDKSWRPHIKKPASSPRKMRRLSSFAGSRRESADQKPVVVKAGGPAVACVPLRLVLSRINEALSFPLRQENPT